The following proteins are encoded in a genomic region of Aquella oligotrophica:
- a CDS encoding PglL family O-oligosaccharyltransferase yields MNDKIMTVAVGVILAVLCIVPFAIPYAYFPISKFYSESVSLIGGVLLFAVAVFTRAKLKISPVAIASFAFAVFILIQPLFVHIYFPGNNYYVAMLFFIMGLVAVGITSVVDGDELIQGRILLILCWSLVISATLQAIIAYMQYTGKAAGFSDWILVSPDNPGDGSNIFGNIGQPNQFTDFMSIGVVALCYLFFIGQINLIVFIAYALLFALAITFTARRGVLLYYVIILFIAGWKAFSNRNNEDNKLAMKKIAIVLVGFFIGLIAVQFMLPKIVAAFSAHPESVTTGIARLSGDAIGQSTYRRFYEWYKAIVLFMHHPLFGVGWYQYPREGIYIMLTEQFMYIPQNMKLYTHCHNSLFNVMAETGIIGTFITIIYGIGYSLYLLLKKVNTPQSLFVVFLTVPILTHSFLEYPLWYAYFQVLLVVFLAFAPAKYSIDVNGMIKTVGGIIVAALMMVAYNAYQANNQLTAYTQTPTDYDDYVANVTGLRQFIDNNSMWSLPAIMVLDNYIMPGSQATSSAMTPQDQLKYIDLLAFDLPYPGSLFKQVIIHKMLGDNEGANKYANLLVHAYPYYQEQFIKQLSSNPAFADVVQTMQAFHYQDKSELSKIFSKGK; encoded by the coding sequence GTTGCAGTTGGTGTAATCCTAGCTGTATTGTGCATTGTTCCATTTGCGATTCCCTATGCTTACTTTCCAATTTCAAAATTTTATTCTGAATCGGTAAGTCTGATTGGTGGGGTTTTGCTTTTTGCAGTTGCAGTATTTACTAGAGCAAAGCTAAAAATTTCTCCGGTAGCAATAGCTTCCTTTGCATTTGCTGTTTTTATCCTTATCCAGCCATTATTTGTACATATTTATTTTCCTGGTAATAATTACTATGTTGCAATGTTATTCTTTATTATGGGATTGGTTGCCGTTGGAATTACTTCGGTTGTGGATGGTGATGAGCTGATCCAAGGACGAATCCTTTTAATTTTATGCTGGTCGTTGGTTATTTCCGCTACTTTACAGGCGATTATAGCTTATATGCAATATACTGGCAAAGCAGCAGGCTTCTCTGATTGGATTTTGGTTTCACCAGATAATCCGGGTGACGGTTCAAACATTTTTGGGAATATTGGGCAGCCAAATCAGTTTACTGACTTTATGTCAATCGGTGTTGTTGCCTTATGTTATTTATTCTTTATCGGGCAAATTAATCTAATTGTCTTTATTGCATATGCGTTATTATTTGCTTTAGCGATTACCTTTACGGCGCGTCGCGGGGTTTTATTATATTATGTAATTATCTTGTTTATTGCAGGTTGGAAAGCATTTAGTAATCGTAATAATGAAGATAACAAACTGGCAATGAAAAAAATTGCAATTGTTTTGGTCGGGTTCTTTATTGGATTAATCGCTGTTCAGTTTATGTTACCAAAAATTGTCGCAGCTTTTTCAGCTCATCCAGAATCAGTTACTACTGGTATTGCACGTTTGTCTGGGGATGCGATTGGGCAAAGCACCTATCGTCGCTTTTATGAGTGGTATAAAGCAATAGTTCTTTTCATGCATCATCCTTTATTTGGTGTTGGCTGGTATCAGTATCCACGTGAGGGTATTTATATTATGCTGACTGAGCAGTTCATGTATATACCACAAAATATGAAGTTATATACTCATTGTCATAATAGTCTTTTTAATGTAATGGCTGAAACGGGTATTATCGGAACATTCATTACTATAATTTATGGTATTGGTTATTCTTTATATCTATTACTTAAAAAAGTAAATACTCCACAGAGTTTATTTGTGGTATTTTTGACTGTTCCTATTTTGACTCACAGTTTCCTTGAGTATCCATTGTGGTATGCTTACTTTCAGGTACTATTGGTAGTCTTTCTGGCTTTTGCTCCAGCTAAATATTCGATTGATGTCAATGGTATGATAAAAACTGTTGGTGGAATTATCGTTGCAGCTTTAATGATGGTTGCATATAATGCGTATCAGGCTAATAATCAGTTAACAGCATATACTCAGACCCCAACTGATTATGATGATTATGTTGCTAATGTTACTGGTTTACGTCAATTTATTGATAATAATAGTATGTGGTCATTACCAGCCATAATGGTTCTTGATAATTACATCATGCCAGGTTCGCAGGCAACGAGTAGTGCCATGACACCGCAAGATCAGTTAAAGTATATTGATCTTCTAGCATTTGATCTGCCATATCCTGGGTCATTATTTAAACAGGTTATTATTCATAAAATGCTTGGGGATAATGAAGGTGCAAATAAATATGCAAATTTACTTGTTCATGCTTATCCATATTATCAGGAACAGTTTATTAAACAGCTGAGCTCTAACCCAGCCTTTGCCGATGTAGTTCAAACCATGCAGGCATTCCATTATCAAGATAAGTCAGAATTAAGTAAGATATTTAGTAAAGGCAAGTAG